From Mus musculus strain C57BL/6J chromosome 8, GRCm38.p6 C57BL/6J, a single genomic window includes:
- the Irx5 gene encoding iroquois-class homeodomain protein IRX-5 gives MSYPQGYLYQPSASLALYSCPAYSTSVISGPRTDELGRSSSGSAFSPYAGSTAFTAPSPGYNSHLQYGADPAAAAAAAFSYVGSPYDHTPGMAGSLGYHPYAAPLGSYPYGDPAYRKNATRDATATLKAWLNEHRKNPYPTKGEKIMLAIITKMTLTQVSTWFANARRRLKKENKMTWTPRNRSEDEEEEENIDLEKNDEDEPQKPEDKGDLEGPESGGAEQKATAGCERLQGPLSPAGKETEGSLSDSDFKESSSEGRHDELPRPPRAGESSPAGPATARLAEDAGPHYPASVPAPGPHPSAGELPPGSGGSSVIHSPPPPPPPPPAVLAKPKLWSLAEIATSSDKVKDGGGGSEGSPCPPCPGPMGGQTLGGSRASPAPAPARSPSAQCPFPGGTVLSRPLYYTAPFYPGYTNYGSFGHLHGHPGPGPSPTAGPGSHFNGLNQTVLNRADVLAKDPKMLRSQSQLDLCKDSPYELKKGMSDI, from the exons ATGTCCTACCCGCAGGGCTACTTGTACCAGCCGTCCGCCTCGCTGGCGCTCTACTCGTGCCCCGCATACAGCACCAGCGTCATTTCGGGGCCCCGCACGGATGAGCTCGGCCGCTCTTCTTCGGGCTCCGCGTTCTCGCCCTACGCTGGCTCCACTGCCTTCACGGCTCCCTCGCCCGGCTACAACTCGCACCTCCAGTACGGCGCCGACCCCGCGGCTGCGGCCGCCGCTGCCTTCTCTTACGTG GGCTCTCCCTACGACCACACTCCCGGTATGGCAGGTTCCTTGGGATATCACCCTTATGCAGCACCTCTGGGCTCCTATCCTTATGGGGACCCCGCGTACCGGAAGAATGCCACTCGGGACGCTACAGCCACTCTCAAGGCCTGGCTCAACGAGCACCGCAAGAACCCGTACCCCACCAAGGGAGAGAAGATCATGCTGGCCATTATCACCAAGATGACCCTCACCCAGGTGTCCACCTGGTTTGCCAACGCGCGCCGGCGCCtcaagaaagagaacaagatgACGTGGACGCCACGGAACCGCagcgaggacgaggaggaggaggagaacatcGATCTGGAGAAGAACGACGAGGACGAGCCACAGAAGCCCGAGGACAAGGGCGACCTCGAGGGCCCCGAATCAG GAGGAGCAGAGCAGAAGGCGACTGCGGGCTGCGAACGGCTGCAGGGGCCGCTCAGCCCCGCCGGCAAGGAGACCGAAGGCAGCCTCAGCGACTCGGATTTTAAGGAGTCGTCCTCCGAAGGCCGCCACGATGAGCTGCCCAGGCCCCCGCGCGCGGGCGAGTCCTCCCCGGCTGGGCCCGCAACCGCTCGTCTGGCGGAAGACGCGGGTCCTCACTACCCCGCGAGTGTGCCGGCTCCCGGCCCGCACCCATCAGCCGGAGAGCTGCCCCCCGGCTCGGGCGGATCCTCGGTCATCCACTCGCCACCGCCACCTCCGCCACCGCCTCCGGCCGTGCTAGCCAAGCCCAAACTGTGGTCTCTGGCCGAGATCGCCACATCCTCGGACAAGGTCAAGGACGGGGGCGGAGGGAGCGAGGGCTCTCCATGCCCACCGTGCCCAGGGCCCATGGGCGGGCAAACGCTTGGAGGCAGCCGCGCGTCTCCTGCCCCAGCGCCCGCACGCTCACCCTCCGCGCAGTGTCCCTTTCCGGGCGGGACGGTGCTGTCCCGGCCTCTTTATTACACGGCGCCCTTCTATCCGGGCTACACGAACTATGGCTCCTTCGGACATCTTCACGGCCACCCAGGGCCAGGGCCAAGCCCTACAGCGGGTCCTGGCTCTCATTTCAATGGATTAAACCAGACGGTGTTGAATCGTGCGGACGTTTTGGCTAAAGACCCGAAAATGTTGCGGAGCCAGTCTCAGCTAGACCTGTGCAAAGACTCCCCCTATGAGTTGAAGAAAGGTATGTCCGACATTTAA